GAAGGCATTGATATTATTCTTGCCTTGGATACCTCAACCAGTATGCTGGCAGAGGATTTTACTCTGCGAGGCAGGCGGGCAAACCGTTTAGATGTAGTAAAAGATGTTGTAGAAAACTTTATTCAGGGAAGGAAAAATGATCGCATCGGCATTGTTGCCTTCGCTGCCCGCGCCTATACCGCAAGCCCCTTAACGCTTGATTACGGTTGGCTGCTTGAGAATCTTAAGCGCGTTAAAATCGGCATGATCGAAGACGGTACGGCTATCGGCTCGGGCTTATCAGTTGCTCTTAAGCGGCTGGAGAATACCAAAGCAAAGAGTAAAATCGTAATTCTTTTGACTGATGGTATAAACAATGCGGGAAAAATCTCGCCTTCTTTGGCAGCCGAGGCTGCTAAGGCTTTAAAGGTGAAAGTATATACCATCGGAGCAGGAACCAAAGGCATGGCGCCGTACCCGATGAAAGACTTCTTTGGCAATACTGTGTATCAGCCGGTAAAAATAGATATTGATGAGGATAGTCTGATAAATATCGCCTCCAAGACAGAAGGCAAATATTTCCGCGCTACAGATACAAAATCATTAAAAGAAATTTAT
Above is a window of Patescibacteria group bacterium DNA encoding:
- a CDS encoding VWA domain-containing protein, whose amino-acid sequence is MLIQNPIYFLLIPVAAGIVYYSLRKNKSPGIRFSSERFLTISSPTFKTLCSRYIWVLRLLVFVFLALALARFRVPIEESKIQTEGIDIILALDTSTSMLAEDFTLRGRRANRLDVVKDVVENFIQGRKNDRIGIVAFAARAYTASPLTLDYGWLLENLKRVKIGMIEDGTAIGSGLSVALKRLENTKAKSKIVILLTDGINNAGKISPSLAAEAAKALKVKVYTIGAGTKGMAPYPMKDFFGNTVYQPVKIDIDEDSLINIASKTEGKYFRATDTKSLKEIYAEIDRMEKSPIEEKGYMEYRELFPIFLTIAMALLLLEVLLRNTILRRIP